From Caldanaerobius fijiensis DSM 17918:
ATATTGTACCCCATAGGTATAGGGGGGGGGTACAATATTATGATACAATGTTTATGAGAAAAAATAAGCGAGTAAAGATAAAATGGCTTATACACATGAGATGTAGCATCTATAATTTAATCGCACAAGATATTTATTGTAAGAAAGGGACGGTAGGATATGCACGATTTGATTATAATAGGAGCCGGTCCCGCAGGTTTGACGGCAGGTCTTTACGCTGCCAGAGCGGGCATGGACGTAGTTTTGCTTGAAAAGATGTTTGCAGGTGGGCAGGCAGCTACTACTTATCTAGTAGAAAATTATCCTGGATTTGTTGAGCCCATTGCCGGGCCAGAGCTTATGGCCAATTTTGAAAACCAGGCCAGGCGCTATGGCCTCGATATAAAGTATGAAGAGGTACTGGAGCTGGACATAGCTGGAGCCGTTAAAAAGGTTAAGACCGACGGAAATACTTATGAGGCGAAGGCGGTTATTCTTGCTATGGGTGCCAATCCCAGGGAACTTGGCCTGGAGAAGGAGCGGCAATTTAGAGGTGCAGGTGTTAGCTATTGTGCTACATGCGATGGGGCATTTTACAAGGATAAAGTAGTAGCGGTGGTGGGTGGTGGCAATACCGCTGTAGAAGATGCCGTATTCCTCACCCGGTTTGCCAGGAAGGTTTACCTCATTCACAGGCGCAATGAGCTAAGAGCCACCAAGGCCGAGCAGGATAAGGCCTTTAACAACGAAAAGATACATTTTATATGGAATACCGTTATTGAAGATATAATCGGCGAGCAAAAGGTAGAAGGGCTAAAGCTCAAAAACAATAAGACAGG
This genomic window contains:
- the trxB gene encoding thioredoxin-disulfide reductase, whose amino-acid sequence is MHDLIIIGAGPAGLTAGLYAARAGMDVVLLEKMFAGGQAATTYLVENYPGFVEPIAGPELMANFENQARRYGLDIKYEEVLELDIAGAVKKVKTDGNTYEAKAVILAMGANPRELGLEKERQFRGAGVSYCATCDGAFYKDKVVAVVGGGNTAVEDAVFLTRFARKVYLIHRRNELRATKAEQDKAFNNEKIHFIWNTVIEDIIGEQKVEGLKLKNNKTGEESQIEIDGLFVAIGTVPNSDIVKGLVAMDEYGYIITDENMKTSVEGVFAAGDVRKTPVRQIVTAAADGAIAAVMAEKYIGDIR